The following are from one region of the Geoalkalibacter subterraneus genome:
- a CDS encoding ferredoxin reductase family protein, with protein MILFCRAAFWIAVYLALVLVPLFALLIGPRPAGSGFWWDLSLALGFAGTTMMAVMFFLTARFQRATAPFGIDLVYYFHRWISLGAALFVVLHPVLFVVQDSYALHMFHPAVMGWELWSGVGSALALAAIMVTSLWRKPLRIHYDAWRVWHALLAVIALALALVHIAGIGYYSGEPWKKGLWLVIGLSCVAVVVYVRLIKPTAMLKRPWRVTEVIEERGSTWTLVLRPEHHAGFLFLPGQFAWLTLERSPFAMKEHPFSIASSAENPLELRFTIKELGDFTRRIGQIKRGTKAWIDGPYGTFSIDRMQAPGYVFVAGGVGIAPIMSMLRTLDERGDKRPLQLFYAYHTWERLTFREELEELRGRLDLDIVYVLNDPPSDWEGETGYLTEDIFARHLCAGRSQLECFICGPTPMIEVAEKSLAHQGVPRGQIHSELFDLV; from the coding sequence ATGATTCTTTTTTGTCGGGCGGCTTTCTGGATTGCCGTTTATCTTGCCCTCGTTCTGGTGCCGCTTTTTGCCCTGTTGATCGGGCCGCGGCCGGCGGGCAGCGGTTTCTGGTGGGATCTTTCGCTGGCGCTGGGGTTCGCCGGCACCACCATGATGGCGGTGATGTTTTTTCTCACCGCCCGCTTCCAGCGGGCAACGGCTCCATTCGGCATTGACCTGGTCTACTATTTTCACCGCTGGATCTCTCTGGGCGCCGCGCTGTTCGTGGTGCTTCACCCCGTTCTGTTCGTGGTTCAGGACTCGTATGCCCTGCACATGTTTCACCCCGCGGTGATGGGCTGGGAGCTGTGGTCCGGAGTGGGGTCGGCGCTGGCGCTGGCGGCGATTATGGTGACCTCGCTGTGGCGCAAACCGTTGCGGATTCACTATGACGCATGGCGCGTATGGCATGCTCTGCTGGCTGTTATTGCGCTGGCGCTGGCGCTGGTGCACATTGCCGGAATCGGATATTACAGTGGGGAACCCTGGAAAAAAGGGTTGTGGCTGGTCATCGGCCTGAGCTGTGTGGCGGTCGTGGTTTATGTGCGGTTGATCAAGCCGACCGCGATGCTGAAGCGTCCCTGGCGGGTGACGGAGGTCATCGAGGAGCGGGGCAGCACCTGGACTCTCGTTCTGCGTCCCGAACACCATGCAGGATTTCTTTTTCTGCCGGGACAGTTCGCCTGGTTGACTTTGGAGCGCTCCCCTTTTGCCATGAAAGAGCATCCCTTCTCCATTGCCTCGAGCGCCGAGAACCCGCTCGAGCTGCGTTTCACCATTAAAGAGCTGGGCGATTTCACCCGCCGTATCGGTCAGATCAAGCGGGGAACCAAGGCCTGGATTGATGGGCCCTACGGCACTTTCAGCATCGACCGCATGCAGGCTCCGGGTTATGTTTTTGTTGCCGGCGGTGTTGGCATCGCACCGATCATGTCGATGCTGCGTACTCTCGATGAACGCGGCGACAAGCGGCCGCTGCAGCTTTTTTATGCCTATCATACCTGGGAGCGGTTGACGTTCCGTGAGGAACTTGAAGAGTTGCGTGGTCGTCTCGACCTGGATATTGTCTATGTTCTGAACGATCCGCCGTCGGACTGGGAAGGCGAAACAGGATATCTGACCGAGGACATTTTTGCCCGTCACCTTTGTGCTGGCCGTTCTCAGCTGGAATGTTTCATCTGCGGGCCGACTCCCATGATCGAAGTGGCGGAAAAATCTCTGGCGCACCAGGGGGTTCCCCGCGGTCAGATCCACTCGGAATTGTTCGACCTGGTTTAA